One window from the genome of [Clostridium] celerecrescens 18A encodes:
- a CDS encoding beta-class carbonic anhydrase codes for MIKEILKHNDVFVKSGSFKSFASNKCPRKKLAILTCMDTRLIELLPAALDIHNGDVKLIKNAGGLILDPFDSTIRSLLIAVLEFGVEEVMVIGHTDCGAAVLSPETIIAHLLQRGIDMETIHRLKEEGLDFESWFQGFENSETAVQKSVSLIKGHPLMPSDVSVLGFVMDVTCGRLDSVS; via the coding sequence ATGATTAAAGAAATTTTAAAGCACAATGATGTATTTGTAAAAAGCGGTTCCTTTAAATCCTTTGCTTCAAACAAATGTCCCAGGAAAAAGCTTGCCATATTAACCTGCATGGATACCCGGCTGATAGAGCTTCTGCCGGCCGCACTAGACATACATAACGGAGATGTAAAGTTAATAAAAAACGCAGGCGGCTTGATCTTAGATCCATTTGACAGCACAATCCGCAGCCTGCTGATCGCTGTTCTGGAATTCGGTGTGGAGGAAGTCATGGTTATCGGTCATACCGACTGCGGAGCAGCCGTTCTGTCACCGGAAACTATCATCGCCCATTTGCTCCAGAGAGGCATTGACATGGAAACCATACACCGGCTGAAAGAGGAAGGATTGGACTTTGAATCCTGGTTTCAGGGTTTTGAAAACTCGGAAACCGCTGTTCAAAAATCCGTTTCCCTGATTAAAGGCCATCCTCTTATGCCATCCGATGTATCGGTTCTGGGATTTGTCATGGATGTTACCTGCGGAAGGCTGGATTCGGTTTCCTGA